In Gossypium arboreum isolate Shixiya-1 chromosome 5, ASM2569848v2, whole genome shotgun sequence, a single genomic region encodes these proteins:
- the LOC128279276 gene encoding transcription factor bHLH90-like: MRGFDRAVEWLRPFVDSKGWDFCVVWKLGDDPSRFIEWKDCCCSACFNVKVEKDESQKPFCRDGHSQHSIRSKACEALSHFPFAISLYAGMHGEVAMSNQPSWVNHGNPSGSQSSNVEMTGTRVLIPVFSGLIELVASKHARFFDLLNLPLLRNGIEIVI, encoded by the exons ATGAGAGGTTTTGATAGAGCAGTGGAATGGCTTAGACCATTTGTTGATAGTAAAGGCTGGGATTTTTGTGTTGTTTGGAAATTGGGTGACGATCCATCGAG gtttatTGAATGGAAAGATTGTTGTTGTAGTGCTTGTTTTAATGTCAAGGTGGAAAAAGATGAGTCGCAGAAGCCATTTTGCAGGGATGGTCATTCCCAACATTCCATAAGATCAAAGGCTTGTGAAGCTCTTTCACATTTTCCTTTTGCCATTTCTCTCTATGCTGG GATGCATGGAGAGGTAGCTATGTCAAATCAGCCAAGTTGGGTTAACCATGGCAATCCCTCTGGTTCACAGTCTTCAAATGTG GAAATGACAGGAACCCGAGTTCTGATACCAGTTTTCAGTGGTCTTATCGAGCTCGTCGCTTCGAAACATGCAAGATTCTTTGACCTGCTTAACTTACCATTACTTCGCAATGGAATTGAGATAGTCATATGA
- the LOC108450361 gene encoding transcription factor ABORTED MICROSPORES produces MPKDQNLIELVTSQCNAVLKQEITTGENYTKANLDKWYNLPFSISLSTFVPRIELIPPISDSNSHHSLDGSHSGSSPSIEHPPFASDSAYISQDEQFKKLIGTYYGTNRLRCSKNVPEQQARFPPDGNESIKDKMRTTKQPAKEKFHSKNLVMERNRRKKINDQLFKLRALVPKISKMDRTAILTDAIEYIGDLLEEKKKLENELMKIDEENCEKSNLELKSTLLDKSPKDNVSAVKPNQVSSSLAEMAKMEVHVEVNQLTKREFLIKLYYEHKRGSFAKLMEGIDSLGLQVVDANVTTFNGKVLSMFKVEANRDFQSRKLRDLLTNLMK; encoded by the exons ATGCCGAAAGATCAGAACCTCATAGAGTTGGTAACATCTCAATGCAATGCAGTTTTAAAACAAGAAATCACAACTGGAGAAAACTATACAAAAGCAAATCTTGACAAATGGTATAACTTGCCATTTTCCATCAGCTTGTCGACTTTTGTTCCGAGAATCGAATTGATTCCACCAATATCAGATTCAAACTCCCATCATAGCTTGGATGGATCACACAGTGGTTCCAGTCCTTCAATTGAACATCCACCATTTGCTTCAGATTCTGCCTATATTTCTCAAGATGAGCAGTTCAAGAAGCTAATTGGCACATATTATGGAACGAATAGATTAAGATGCAGCAAAAATGTGCCCGAGCAACAAGCAAGGTTTCCTCCAGATGGTAACGAGTCCATAAAAGACAAAATGAGAACTACCAAGCAGCCTGCAAAAGAGAAATTCCATTCTAAGAATCTTGTCATGGAGAGGAATCGAAGGAAGAAGATAAACGACCAGCTCTTCAAGCTACGAGCTTTAGTCCCTAAGATATCCAAG ATGGATAGAACTGCCATTCTTACGGATGCAATTGAATATATCGGAGATTTGCTAGAGGAGAAGAAGAAACTTGAAAATGAGCTCATGAAAATCGATGAAGAAAACTGTGAAAAGAGCAACTTAGAACTGAAGTCTACATTGTTAGACAAGTCACCTAAGGACAACGTATCTGCCGTTAAGCCAAACCAAGTTTCGTCCAGCCTTGCCGAAATGGCAAAAATGGAG GTACATGTAGAAGTGAACCAGTTAACTAAACGGGAGTTCTTGATCAAGCTCTATTATGAGCACAAGAGAGGAAGCTTTGCAAAGTTGATGGAGGGCATAGATTCTTTGGGACTTCAAGTGGTTGATGCTAATGTCACAACATTTAATGGAAAGGTTCTCAGCATGTTCAAAGTTGAG GCAAACAGGGATTTTCAATCCAGGAAACTGAGGGACTTGTTGACAAACCTAATGAAGTAG